The Thermodesulfobacteriota bacterium genome includes a window with the following:
- a CDS encoding thioredoxin family protein, which translates to MKEKVFIALVLVFFIGFLSITPSQAEPATKPRLPVLMEFGRGICIPCRQMKPILESLAREYEGRLRVQVVEIDSKSELTRLYRIMVIPTQVFVDANGREVYRHLGFYPKDDLVAKLRELKFIK; encoded by the coding sequence ATGAAAGAGAAAGTTTTTATCGCATTGGTACTGGTGTTTTTTATAGGTTTCCTGTCAATTACTCCGAGCCAGGCTGAACCAGCAACTAAGCCAAGGCTTCCAGTCCTCATGGAGTTCGGAAGGGGGATATGTATCCCCTGTAGACAAATGAAGCCTATTCTGGAGTCCCTGGCCAGGGAGTACGAAGGCCGGCTTAGGGTACAGGTGGTGGAAATTGACAGTAAATCAGAATTAACCCGGCTCTATCGTATTATGGTGATCCCTACACAAGTCTTTGTGGATGCCAATGGCCGGGAGGTTTATCGTCATCTGGGATTTTATCCGAAAGACGATCTGGTAGCCAAACTCAGGGAACTCAAATTCATCAAATAG
- a CDS encoding cytochrome c biogenesis protein CcdA, with amino-acid sequence MDQLFSVLTRTVENSFGMALGASFVWGILSILLSPCHLASIPLIIGFIDGQGRMSSGRAFSISLLFACGILITIATIGLVTAAAGRMLGDIGPYGNYLVAGVFFLVGLYLMDVIPAPWSGPGQIGMKQKGLWMALVLGLIFGVAVGPCTFAYMAPIIGVTFQVAATNIAYGVLLLLMYGLGHCSLIVAAGTSAELVQRYMNWNEKSHGAVILKRICGAMVFLGGVYLIYSS; translated from the coding sequence ATGGATCAACTTTTTAGTGTGCTGACCCGAACCGTAGAGAACAGCTTCGGAATGGCCCTGGGAGCATCGTTTGTCTGGGGGATCCTTAGCATCCTTCTCAGCCCATGCCACCTGGCCTCTATCCCCCTGATTATTGGATTCATCGACGGTCAGGGGCGTATGTCCTCTGGACGGGCCTTTTCCATATCTCTCCTTTTTGCCTGCGGGATTCTGATAACCATTGCTACCATTGGCCTCGTAACCGCAGCAGCCGGCCGCATGCTGGGGGATATTGGCCCCTATGGCAACTACCTGGTTGCCGGGGTCTTCTTCCTGGTAGGCCTTTACCTGATGGACGTAATCCCGGCCCCTTGGTCCGGACCAGGGCAGATCGGCATGAAACAAAAAGGGTTGTGGATGGCCCTGGTCCTCGGTTTGATCTTTGGTGTGGCCGTGGGCCCTTGCACATTTGCTTACATGGCGCCCATTATTGGCGTTACTTTTCAAGTTGCCGCTACAAACATCGCTTACGGGGTTCTCCTGCTCCTCATGTACGGCCTCGGCCACTGTTCGCTCATAGTGGCCGCCGGGACCTCCGCCGAATTGGTCCAGAGATATATGAACTGGAATGAGAAATCCCATGGCGCTGTCATATTGAAAAGGATTTGTGGCGCCATGGTCTTTCTGGGCGGCGTTTACCTGATTTACAGTAGTTGA
- a CDS encoding nitroreductase family protein, with protein sequence MIRDLILKNRSYRRFYQEVTIGHETLRELVDLARLSASAGNLQPLKYILSCDPQKNALIFSHLAWAAYLKDWPGPAEGERPSAYIVVLGDKEINQSFVGYDSGIAIQSILMGAAEKGLGGCIIGSVQREELRKALGIPLRYEILLVVALGKPREKVVIETVASARGGHLRPDGDIKYWRDAEGVHHVPKRHLDDIIIS encoded by the coding sequence ATGATAAGAGATTTGATACTAAAGAACAGGAGCTATCGGCGCTTTTATCAGGAAGTAACGATTGGGCACGAGACACTGAGGGAACTCGTCGACCTGGCCAGACTCTCGGCGTCCGCCGGTAACCTCCAACCCCTGAAATACATCCTTTCCTGCGATCCTCAAAAAAACGCCTTGATATTCTCGCACCTGGCCTGGGCTGCTTACCTCAAAGACTGGCCCGGCCCGGCTGAAGGAGAAAGGCCATCGGCCTATATCGTGGTACTTGGGGATAAAGAAATCAACCAGTCCTTTGTCGGCTACGACTCCGGGATAGCCATCCAGAGCATCCTCATGGGTGCGGCAGAAAAGGGCCTGGGCGGCTGCATTATCGGGTCAGTACAGCGGGAGGAACTCCGCAAGGCCCTCGGGATACCGTTACGCTACGAGATACTCCTTGTTGTGGCCCTGGGTAAGCCCAGGGAAAAGGTAGTAATCGAGACAGTCGCATCCGCCAGAGGCGGACATCTACGACCGGATGGAGACATCAAATACTGGCGGGATGCCGAAGGCGTACACCATGTGCCAAAGCGGCATCTGGATGATATTATTATAAGTTAA
- the radC gene encoding DNA repair protein RadC: protein MKDIKDLPNFDRPREKLAAQGPEALSDIELLAILLGSGVKGKNVFQVAQGILRKLDKDKGKVDLKSLILIEGVGLAKACQIVAAFEFARRRFFKDLLVIKKARDILPLISHIADKKQEHFLCISLNGANEVIGNRVVTVGLLNSSQVHPREVFADVISDRAASVILAHNHPSGVLKPSPDDIAITEQMVEAGKILGISVLDHIIITKKGYLSFKEKGLM from the coding sequence ATGAAAGATATTAAAGACCTCCCCAATTTTGACAGGCCGCGTGAAAAACTGGCGGCCCAGGGGCCGGAGGCGCTATCGGATATTGAGCTTCTCGCCATACTTCTTGGAAGTGGGGTAAAGGGCAAAAACGTCTTTCAGGTAGCCCAGGGTATTCTACGAAAGCTTGATAAAGATAAGGGAAAAGTAGATCTAAAAAGTCTTATATTGATTGAAGGCGTTGGTCTTGCCAAGGCCTGCCAGATTGTGGCTGCCTTTGAATTTGCAAGACGGAGGTTCTTCAAGGACTTATTAGTGATTAAAAAAGCGAGAGATATTTTACCCCTTATTTCACATATTGCGGATAAGAAGCAGGAACATTTCCTGTGCATATCTCTGAATGGCGCCAATGAGGTTATCGGAAACAGGGTGGTCACTGTCGGTCTTCTTAATTCAAGTCAGGTTCATCCCCGGGAGGTGTTTGCCGATGTCATATCCGACCGGGCCGCATCCGTTATTCTTGCCCACAATCACCCATCAGGTGTGCTGAAACCAAGCCCTGATGATATAGCCATAACGGAACAGATGGTTGAGGCAGGTAAAATCCTCGGAATATCTGTGTTAGATCATATAATCATTACAAAAAAGGGATACCTGTCTTTTAAGGAAAAAGGGCTGATGTGA
- a CDS encoding helix-turn-helix transcriptional regulator → MRIKQIRKSRGLSQIELAERVGISFQQIQKYEKGVAKMTVFRLQQISEALDVHIADFFEKGEFISKVSGPVLEYTPGETPLEHFQLLDKEEIIILKLFRKIKNNKLREGLLKHIRGIIQLEKKK, encoded by the coding sequence GTGCGAATTAAGCAAATAAGGAAGAGCCGGGGACTGTCTCAGATTGAATTGGCCGAAAGGGTAGGCATATCTTTTCAGCAAATTCAAAAATATGAGAAAGGGGTCGCGAAGATGACGGTCTTTCGTCTTCAGCAGATATCCGAAGCCCTGGATGTTCACATCGCCGACTTTTTCGAAAAAGGAGAGTTTATTTCTAAGGTTTCAGGTCCTGTTTTAGAATATACTCCCGGAGAAACCCCTCTTGAACATTTTCAGCTCCTCGATAAGGAAGAAATTATTATCTTGAAACTCTTTCGCAAGATTAAGAACAATAAATTGAGAGAAGGGCTTTTGAAGCATATACGTGGGATTATCCAATTGGAAAAGAAGAAATAG
- a CDS encoding response regulator, which yields MEKKRILVVDDEEIIRTLLLKAFKFFGYEIDTVENGIEAVKRIASKAYDLIITDYRMPEMNGLELTRRIKMINPSIPVLVITSDGPECELLKSGALACIKKPFNILELQKISQNILDGRPPST from the coding sequence ATGGAGAAAAAAAGGATCCTCGTCGTAGATGATGAAGAGATAATCAGAACATTACTGCTTAAGGCCTTTAAGTTTTTTGGTTACGAGATAGACACTGTAGAAAATGGGATAGAGGCCGTCAAGCGGATTGCCTCTAAAGCCTATGATTTGATTATTACGGATTACAGGATGCCAGAGATGAACGGCCTTGAATTAACACGAAGAATAAAAATGATAAATCCTTCCATTCCTGTTCTCGTAATCACCAGCGATGGACCTGAATGCGAACTCCTGAAAAGCGGAGCTTTAGCCTGTATAAAAAAACCATTTAATATCTTAGAGTTACAAAAAATCTCACAAAACATCCTTGATGGACGCCCTCCATCTACCTGA
- a CDS encoding zinc ribbon domain-containing protein — translation MPIYEFYCADCNTIFNFFSSRVNTEKRPMCPKCGSGPLDRLMSRFAVLKGAKAEDDVGMPDLDESKLEKAMSVLEREAENLNEDDPRQGAKLMRKLCDMTGLDLGSGMEEALKRMEAGEDPEQIEKEMGDILDGGDFLDISSKATPAAKKRPPVHDENLYYL, via the coding sequence ATGCCCATCTATGAATTTTACTGTGCTGATTGCAATACTATCTTCAACTTCTTTTCCAGCCGGGTAAATACGGAAAAACGGCCTATGTGCCCGAAATGCGGCAGCGGGCCATTGGATCGTCTCATGTCCAGGTTCGCCGTCCTAAAAGGCGCGAAGGCAGAAGATGACGTGGGGATGCCGGACCTGGATGAATCGAAGCTGGAAAAGGCCATGTCTGTGTTGGAACGCGAGGCTGAAAATCTCAATGAAGATGATCCCAGACAGGGTGCAAAGCTCATGCGAAAACTGTGTGATATGACCGGCCTTGATCTTGGCTCCGGCATGGAGGAGGCGCTGAAACGTATGGAGGCCGGGGAGGACCCGGAGCAAATAGAAAAAGAGATGGGAGATATTTTGGACGGAGGAGATTTTTTAGATATATCCTCAAAGGCCACTCCGGCAGCGAAGAAACGACCTCCTGTCCATGACGAAAACCTTTATTATTTATAA
- a CDS encoding WYL domain-containing protein, with translation MQSNRLVRLVETVLKIKTQPHQTRQQCLASLSIGKSQFYYDLQSLNELGLSIKYSNHEKAFLIKKEPAFTIPDLALGDTVALMLAVRQQVLTARNDFALAYGAYAALCHIIAALPSKTRKELINMVDNLIVKDGFGCHKDILDKLQGALQDRNRIVIDCRKEGEKVLRRYTADPERLYFEQGSLFLDAFTPESKKTETFRVPLIKQVIKTPFFIPR, from the coding sequence ATGCAATCCAACCGCTTAGTTAGACTGGTTGAAACGGTTCTTAAGATCAAAACCCAGCCGCACCAAACCCGTCAGCAATGTTTAGCCTCCCTTAGCATCGGCAAGTCGCAGTTCTATTATGATCTCCAGTCGTTAAACGAACTGGGTCTGTCAATTAAATATTCTAACCACGAAAAGGCATTTTTGATAAAAAAAGAACCCGCATTTACCATACCCGATCTTGCCTTGGGGGATACTGTGGCCCTTATGCTCGCGGTCCGGCAACAGGTTCTAACGGCACGAAATGATTTTGCTCTTGCTTACGGCGCCTACGCCGCTTTGTGCCATATCATAGCCGCACTCCCCTCGAAGACCCGAAAAGAATTGATAAATATGGTGGATAATCTGATTGTAAAGGATGGATTCGGCTGCCATAAGGACATCCTGGATAAACTACAGGGGGCGCTCCAGGATAGAAATCGTATTGTCATAGACTGCCGGAAAGAAGGTGAAAAGGTGCTGCGCCGCTATACGGCCGATCCGGAACGGCTTTACTTCGAGCAGGGCAGTCTGTTTCTTGACGCCTTCACCCCTGAAAGCAAAAAGACGGAGACCTTCCGTGTCCCGCTCATCAAGCAAGTAATCAAAACTCCTTTCTTCATACCCCGTTGA
- a CDS encoding SAM-dependent chlorinase/fluorinase, whose amino-acid sequence MRTTRVITLLTDFGAKDIYAGVVKGVILSICPDVRIIDLTHEIPPQDIRAAAWQISASYDYFPRGSIHVAVVDPGVGASRRPILVACDGHFFIGPDNGLFSLLYQSGKPFEVYVLNQKKYFLDKISATFHGRDIFAPVAGHLACGTPPEELGERITDPVIFSATKPEFDGRTLYGEVVWIDRFGNLITNISEEEFKKHIRGRPFVIKADGISLKFLQKTYAGAAEHGIIALFGSGGLLEIAEVSGNAASRLKMGTGAAVTVTIEKNLKETTENRS is encoded by the coding sequence ATGCGTACAACCAGAGTCATTACGCTCCTTACCGACTTCGGCGCCAAGGACATCTACGCCGGCGTTGTGAAGGGGGTTATTCTCTCCATCTGCCCGGATGTCCGAATTATCGACCTGACGCATGAAATTCCTCCGCAGGATATCAGGGCGGCGGCGTGGCAGATATCCGCTTCCTATGATTACTTCCCAAGAGGAAGCATACACGTGGCCGTAGTCGATCCAGGGGTGGGCGCTTCCCGCCGGCCTATCCTGGTCGCCTGCGACGGCCACTTCTTTATCGGCCCGGACAACGGACTCTTCAGCCTGCTCTACCAATCAGGGAAGCCTTTTGAGGTATATGTATTAAATCAGAAAAAATACTTTTTAGATAAAATCTCCGCCACTTTTCACGGTCGCGATATCTTTGCGCCGGTAGCCGGACACCTGGCCTGCGGCACGCCGCCTGAGGAACTGGGTGAACGCATTACAGACCCGGTCATCTTTAGCGCCACAAAACCTGAATTCGATGGGAGGACGCTCTACGGAGAAGTGGTCTGGATAGACCGCTTTGGAAACCTTATTACCAACATCTCAGAAGAAGAATTTAAGAAACACATCCGGGGAAGACCCTTTGTGATTAAGGCCGACGGCATTTCTTTAAAATTCCTCCAGAAGACGTATGCCGGGGCCGCAGAGCATGGTATAATAGCCTTGTTCGGCAGCGGCGGCCTTCTGGAAATCGCCGAGGTCTCCGGTAACGCAGCCAGTCGGCTGAAAATGGGCACAGGGGCCGCGGTAACCGTAACCATAGAAAAGAATCTTAAGGAGACAACAGAAAATCGCTCTTGA
- a CDS encoding MFS transporter yields the protein MALDRKTTSVFFAANTLFYFCHWMVFAFLPLLLKEYGLTDGRIGIIIGTFSMASMLLMLPMGVFSDYFSPKKTVIAGTCCLSLYFFFLLLSRNFYWLLLSVAIGGAGASALFIVLSSLYLKVITRNSLSRQVALYHVGGYLGYAFGPLIGGLITSYYPPKSLIATAWACSLALIALTLFLRDSAPIRFSFEEYRADLKKPGRLLLILGIFVLATHFGVEQTSFTLLMKGKLGFAPRNIGFMFAGIGLWMAFLAPWIGYFMDRKQRIIHFLFAGLVMSGAFQFLTGKAWSFGSLLLTRIFHTTGDAIAILGIGVLTALYFPGARLGGNSGLLYVVRTAAMFSGAVVAGLLNTRWGYSFSFMANGLFVLAFTAILAISFRRFFSSSPAGQSQ from the coding sequence ATCGCTCTTGATAGAAAAACCACCAGTGTCTTCTTTGCGGCCAACACCCTATTTTATTTTTGTCACTGGATGGTTTTTGCATTTCTGCCCCTTCTCCTGAAAGAATACGGCCTTACCGATGGCCGTATCGGCATAATAATCGGCACATTCTCCATGGCCTCTATGCTGCTCATGCTCCCCATGGGGGTCTTTTCCGATTACTTTTCTCCCAAAAAGACCGTCATCGCAGGCACATGCTGCCTGAGCCTGTACTTCTTCTTCCTCCTCCTCTCCCGGAACTTTTATTGGCTCCTGCTCTCTGTCGCTATCGGAGGCGCCGGCGCCTCCGCCCTCTTTATTGTGCTTTCGTCTCTTTACCTCAAGGTCATCACTCGCAATAGTTTAAGCCGGCAGGTGGCCCTCTACCACGTGGGCGGTTACCTGGGATATGCCTTTGGACCGCTCATAGGAGGATTGATTACTTCTTACTATCCACCGAAGTCTTTAATTGCTACGGCCTGGGCATGCTCCCTGGCGCTTATCGCGCTTACCTTATTTCTCAGGGATTCCGCCCCGATCAGGTTTAGCTTTGAGGAATACCGGGCCGACCTGAAAAAACCGGGCAGGCTCCTCTTGATACTGGGGATATTTGTCCTGGCCACCCACTTTGGCGTAGAGCAAACCTCCTTTACACTCTTAATGAAAGGGAAACTGGGATTTGCGCCCAGAAATATCGGATTTATGTTTGCCGGTATCGGCCTGTGGATGGCCTTTTTAGCCCCATGGATCGGATACTTTATGGATCGTAAGCAGAGGATTATCCATTTCCTCTTTGCCGGCCTTGTAATGTCCGGTGCATTTCAATTCCTGACCGGGAAGGCGTGGTCGTTCGGGAGTCTTCTTCTAACCAGGATATTTCACACCACGGGTGACGCTATAGCCATTTTAGGCATAGGGGTCCTGACTGCGCTCTACTTCCCGGGGGCGCGCCTCGGGGGAAATTCAGGCCTGCTCTATGTGGTGCGGACGGCCGCCATGTTTTCCGGGGCAGTAGTAGCCGGTCTTCTAAACACCAGGTGGGGGTACAGTTTTTCCTTTATGGCCAACGGCCTGTTCGTCCTGGCCTTTACAGCCATCCTGGCCATATCATTCAGACGGTTCTTTTCCTCTTCGCCGGCCGGCCAATCTCAATAA
- a CDS encoding multiheme c-type cytochrome codes for MIEGSGAFHGAGPTDLVRTEVYLKTLEKMGYHAIALGGDAFNFGTDFIRNQIKSLNIPFLSANVHKGEAKELPGRPYLIKELGPVKVGILALTAPPLSRNQIQAEGVEISDPLAGIKKYLPVIKREANLVVVLSDLSEEENRSIISEFGDVQVILAARGKIPVENVNHAVIVSPDQKYLARLDLWVDHNGRLLRHDFKWIYLSLDIAPDPAIEQFISRAYGAAVKDRAGQAEARRRFSDQALEQDRDNGYVGAESCRNCHAPEYRAWKDTSHSRAFDTLRDIRRHFYPDCISCHTTGFGYPTGFQIGQTTGRLAGVECEVCHGPGRKHTFHPETSQLRRTVPASICLACHDKERNPDFEGQKELFFNRISHKALTR; via the coding sequence TTGATCGAAGGGAGCGGCGCTTTTCATGGCGCAGGCCCGACGGATCTGGTAAGGACTGAGGTTTATCTAAAGACCCTGGAGAAGATGGGCTATCACGCCATTGCCTTGGGCGGCGACGCCTTCAACTTCGGGACCGACTTTATCCGGAATCAGATTAAGAGCCTAAACATTCCTTTCCTTTCGGCCAATGTCCATAAAGGTGAGGCTAAAGAGCTTCCGGGGAGGCCATATCTCATCAAGGAGTTGGGCCCGGTCAAGGTGGGAATCCTGGCCTTGACCGCGCCACCGCTCAGCCGCAATCAAATTCAAGCCGAAGGGGTTGAAATATCCGATCCTTTGGCCGGTATCAAAAAATATCTGCCCGTCATCAAAAGGGAAGCTAACCTGGTTGTGGTTTTAAGCGATCTTTCAGAAGAAGAAAACAGATCAATCATCTCTGAATTTGGCGACGTCCAGGTTATCCTGGCGGCCAGAGGCAAGATCCCTGTAGAAAATGTCAACCATGCCGTTATTGTCTCTCCCGACCAAAAGTACCTGGCCAGACTGGATTTATGGGTGGACCATAATGGACGGCTTCTGAGGCATGACTTTAAGTGGATTTACCTCTCGCTGGATATCGCCCCTGATCCGGCTATAGAGCAATTTATTTCACGGGCTTATGGCGCAGCGGTTAAGGATCGGGCAGGGCAGGCAGAGGCAAGACGAAGGTTTTCTGACCAGGCATTAGAGCAGGACAGGGATAATGGTTACGTGGGGGCAGAGAGCTGTCGAAACTGCCATGCACCTGAATACCGGGCCTGGAAAGACACCAGTCATTCCCGGGCCTTCGATACCTTGAGAGATATCCGGAGGCATTTTTATCCCGATTGTATTTCGTGTCATACCACGGGGTTTGGTTACCCTACCGGCTTTCAGATAGGTCAGACTACGGGACGGCTGGCCGGTGTGGAGTGCGAGGTATGCCACGGCCCGGGCCGGAAACATACCTTCCATCCTGAAACGTCTCAGTTGAGACGTACTGTCCCTGCTTCCATCTGCCTCGCATGCCATGACAAGGAGAGAAATCCGGACTTCGAGGGGCAAAAGGAACTGTTTTTTAACCGCATAAGCCATAAAGCATTAACTCGGTAA
- a CDS encoding AAA family ATPase produces the protein MLPDFVKDLLRPGAYPHPVAEIKLVQTHISYVFITGDFVYKIKKPVNFGFLDFTTLEKRKHFCEREVVLNKRLSPEIYLGVEPVTTDGKGFFINGPGEVIEYAVRMRQMPQDRMMDVLIKDDKVDQGVIDRIVQKLVPFYTQAATGPEIDFYGEIPQVRFNIEENFAQTEGYIGRALTRERFETIKAYSLSFFEKRANLFQERIKSGKIRDGHGDLYSANICIADDVYIYDCIEFNERFRYGDVACDIAFLAMDLDFHRLGALSGYFIDRFVELSGDRSLIDVLDFYKCYRAYVRGKIHSFSADSKEIGEEDRGRSLSTARKYLSLAYRYADGKRKPVLLVFFGLIAGGKSTQARIIGEKLAIVPLNSDEIRKKMAGLAPTERRPEPFGQGIYSPDFSRSTYTKLREEAAARLEMGESVILDASYKDRAERTALIQMAEELDVPYCFVYCHCPEEETKSRLERRRKNKKAVSDGRWEIYLKQAETFDRPEEIPSGRLLQVDTSQTVDRTTAYILQSCPEDIRRALSL, from the coding sequence ATGTTGCCTGACTTTGTAAAGGATCTGTTAAGGCCAGGGGCATATCCCCACCCGGTAGCCGAGATAAAACTTGTCCAGACCCATATCTCCTACGTCTTTATTACCGGTGACTTTGTTTATAAGATAAAAAAGCCTGTTAACTTCGGTTTTCTCGATTTTACCACCCTCGAAAAACGCAAACACTTTTGTGAGCGGGAGGTAGTCCTCAATAAAAGGCTCTCACCGGAGATATATCTCGGGGTGGAACCGGTGACTACAGACGGAAAAGGCTTTTTTATAAACGGTCCGGGAGAAGTCATTGAATACGCGGTCAGGATGCGGCAGATGCCCCAGGACCGTATGATGGATGTCCTGATAAAGGATGACAAAGTAGATCAAGGGGTCATCGACCGCATCGTGCAAAAACTCGTCCCCTTCTACACACAGGCCGCCACCGGCCCGGAGATAGACTTCTATGGCGAAATCCCGCAGGTACGTTTCAATATCGAGGAAAACTTTGCCCAGACCGAAGGCTATATCGGCCGCGCCCTCACCAGGGAGCGCTTTGAAACCATTAAGGCATACAGCCTCTCCTTCTTTGAAAAAAGGGCTAATCTCTTTCAGGAACGTATAAAATCAGGAAAAATCCGGGACGGGCACGGCGACCTCTATTCGGCCAACATCTGTATAGCTGATGATGTCTATATTTACGACTGCATAGAGTTCAATGAGCGTTTCCGCTATGGAGATGTGGCCTGTGATATAGCCTTCCTGGCCATGGACCTGGATTTCCACCGGTTGGGCGCCCTCTCCGGATATTTTATCGATCGCTTCGTGGAACTCTCCGGCGACCGCTCGCTTATAGACGTACTGGATTTCTACAAATGCTATCGGGCCTACGTGCGCGGCAAAATCCACTCCTTCTCGGCGGACAGCAAGGAGATCGGCGAAGAAGACCGGGGCCGCTCTCTATCTACGGCCCGAAAATACCTTAGCCTTGCCTACCGCTATGCCGACGGAAAAAGGAAGCCGGTTCTCCTGGTATTCTTTGGCCTTATTGCCGGCGGGAAGAGCACCCAGGCCAGGATTATTGGTGAAAAACTAGCCATCGTGCCCCTTAATTCTGATGAGATCAGGAAAAAAATGGCCGGCCTCGCGCCCACAGAAAGAAGGCCGGAGCCCTTCGGACAGGGCATTTACAGCCCGGACTTTTCCCGCTCGACCTATACCAAATTACGCGAAGAGGCGGCGGCCCGGTTGGAGATGGGAGAATCCGTCATCCTCGACGCCTCATACAAGGACCGGGCCGAAAGGACGGCCCTGATCCAGATGGCCGAAGAACTGGATGTCCCCTACTGCTTCGTCTATTGCCACTGCCCGGAGGAAGAAACCAAGTCCCGCCTGGAAAGACGGAGAAAAAACAAAAAGGCCGTCTCAGACGGTCGCTGGGAGATATATCTGAAACAGGCGGAGACCTTTGATCGGCCGGAGGAGATACCGTCCGGTCGCCTTCTTCAGGTAGATACAAGCCAGACCGTGGACAGGACTACAGCTTATATACTCCAGTCCTGCCCGGAAGATATACGCCGCGCCCTATCCCTCTGA
- a CDS encoding type II toxin-antitoxin system PemK/MazF family toxin, whose amino-acid sequence MGQAGRRGSLVAHIPKRGDFIRLNFDPQAGHEQKGSRPALVVSHSAFNKKMGFIFVCPISNTERKNPFYVAIPEGKKITGVIMADQLRSLDYGARNAAYISKCPEELLQEVLMRIDPIMF is encoded by the coding sequence ATGGGGCAAGCCGGAAGGAGAGGAAGTTTGGTAGCCCATATCCCAAAACGCGGAGATTTTATTCGCCTTAATTTTGACCCACAAGCCGGGCATGAACAGAAGGGAAGCAGGCCGGCTTTAGTCGTAAGTCATAGCGCCTTTAATAAAAAGATGGGGTTCATTTTTGTTTGTCCCATCAGCAACACAGAACGTAAAAATCCATTTTATGTAGCCATACCCGAAGGTAAAAAAATTACAGGGGTGATCATGGCAGATCAGTTGCGTTCGCTTGATTACGGAGCTAGAAATGCGGCCTACATTAGCAAATGCCCGGAAGAACTACTCCAGGAAGTCTTAATGCGTATAGACCCTATAATGTTCTGA
- a CDS encoding AbrB/MazE/SpoVT family DNA-binding domain-containing protein has translation MQDNMELQIGKWGNSLGIRLPKHVLESLHLGVKDRVSCSLEDGKLILKPLSHQKKYTLEELLAQVQEPGKEVSWGKPEGEEVW, from the coding sequence ATGCAAGATAATATGGAGTTACAAATTGGGAAATGGGGTAATTCGCTTGGCATTCGACTTCCAAAACATGTATTAGAATCACTCCATCTGGGTGTAAAAGATCGGGTAAGTTGCTCATTAGAGGATGGAAAGTTGATTTTAAAGCCCCTGTCTCACCAAAAGAAATACACATTAGAAGAGTTGCTCGCCCAAGTACAAGAACCCGGCAAGGAAGTTTCATGGGGCAAGCCGGAAGGAGAGGAAGTTTGGTAG
- a CDS encoding type II toxin-antitoxin system HicB family antitoxin, whose product MKDFLQYKEYIGSVHFNADDEAFFGKIEGIEDLISFEGASVAELKKSFEDAVEDYIQLCKEHGKKTEKSYKGSFNVRISPEVHKKAKRLAIMKGISLNQFIQKAVEEEVSRESANI is encoded by the coding sequence ATGAAAGATTTCTTGCAGTATAAAGAATATATAGGTTCAGTTCATTTTAATGCTGACGACGAAGCCTTTTTTGGAAAAATTGAAGGAATTGAAGATCTGATTTCTTTTGAAGGCGCTAGTGTAGCAGAATTGAAAAAATCATTTGAAGATGCGGTAGAGGATTATATTCAACTCTGCAAAGAACATGGGAAAAAGACTGAAAAATCTTATAAAGGCAGTTTTAATGTAAGGATTTCTCCCGAAGTTCATAAAAAAGCAAAACGGTTAGCAATCATGAAAGGAATATCATTAAATCAGTTCATTCAAAAGGCTGTTGAAGAAGAAGTAAGTAGAGAGAGTGCGAATATATGA